One window of Trinickia caryophylli genomic DNA carries:
- a CDS encoding type II secretion system F family protein — translation MASAAAWFCAFALFCAGLALVLVQRGTRARRQAGAARVIERFAPSGAVRSTGPVQFPAAGTLRASAQAQTETSRRTNARPAFRVPALDNLAARAGLEAARLPLSLAAAVVAGLAAAAAIDAGLLAGTAAGAAGICLICLFVTARAQRRRLAIVQQLPGFLDGIVRLVTLGNSVPAAFQAAMQTSEGPLRECLERVARSMRAGMEIDRALSHIGAVYRVREFEFVGAVLRLSVKYGGRADVMLERMAAFMRDVEQAERELAALSAETRLSAWVLAAMPIVIGGLIVTAKPTYFSAMWADPEGRRLVDLAFGLQIAGAYLLYRLARLRA, via the coding sequence GTGGCTAGCGCCGCCGCATGGTTCTGCGCGTTCGCGTTGTTTTGCGCGGGTTTGGCCCTGGTGCTCGTCCAGCGCGGCACGCGCGCCCGCCGGCAGGCCGGCGCCGCGCGCGTCATCGAGCGTTTCGCGCCGTCGGGCGCCGTGCGTTCGACCGGCCCGGTTCAGTTCCCGGCTGCCGGCACCTTGCGTGCGTCCGCGCAAGCGCAAACTGAAACGTCGCGGCGGACAAACGCGCGGCCGGCGTTTCGCGTACCCGCGCTCGACAATCTGGCCGCGCGTGCCGGGCTCGAAGCCGCGCGCCTGCCGCTTTCGCTTGCCGCCGCTGTGGTGGCGGGGCTGGCAGCGGCGGCCGCCATCGACGCTGGGCTCCTGGCGGGCACGGCTGCAGGCGCGGCCGGCATCTGCCTGATCTGCCTTTTCGTGACGGCGCGCGCGCAACGGCGCCGGCTCGCGATCGTCCAGCAGTTGCCCGGATTTCTCGACGGTATCGTGCGGCTCGTTACGCTCGGCAACAGCGTCCCCGCCGCGTTTCAGGCGGCGATGCAAACGAGCGAGGGGCCATTGCGGGAGTGCCTCGAGCGCGTCGCGCGCAGCATGCGCGCCGGCATGGAGATCGATCGTGCGCTGTCGCACATCGGCGCCGTCTACCGTGTCCGGGAGTTCGAATTCGTGGGCGCGGTGCTGCGCCTCTCGGTGAAATACGGCGGCCGCGCCGACGTCATGCTCGAGCGCATGGCGGCGTTCATGCGCGACGTCGAGCAGGCCGAACGCGAGCTTGCCGCGCTGTCGGCCGAAACGCGCCTGTCCGCGTGGGTGCTCGCGGCCATGCCGATCGTCATCGGCGGACTCATCGTGACCGCGAAGCCGACGTATTTCAGCGCCATGTGGGCGGACCCGGAGGGCCGGCGGCTCGTCGATCTCGCTTTCGGTCTGCAGATCGCGGGCGCCTATCTGCTGTACCGCCTTGCGCGGCTGAGGGCCTGA
- a CDS encoding type II secretion system F family protein, which translates to MQSNRIFVLALALAALGLLLLAAGLLARLAADRRSDRVLRGALERRARATVAPVPASAHGQVAVAPERMASRAGGQHAVRAAGAAAPASGSATRGMAQGEPTSSLLGRLGAAGARWLETKPGRQIVAAEDRLLLDQCGFIDVRARGIFLLSRIAGAAFAPLVADWAWGAQHSGLPRLVCAAAALTAGFLAPKLALQRRAAMRRRSVADEMPVLVDLLRLLQGVGLSLDQSLQVMVNDFRSMLPVLSGELEVAQRQFAAGRTREQSMQRLANTFGNEDLRAVVRLMIQVDRHGGAVQEPLRQFGERLRETRRAMLRERIGRLTVKMTGVMIVTLLPALLIVTAGPGLLAVTQMLGAAHR; encoded by the coding sequence ATGCAGTCGAATCGAATCTTCGTTTTGGCTCTTGCCTTGGCCGCCCTCGGGTTGCTGTTGCTCGCGGCGGGCCTGCTGGCACGGCTTGCCGCCGATCGCCGCAGTGACCGCGTGCTGCGCGGCGCGCTCGAACGGCGCGCACGGGCCACCGTCGCGCCCGTGCCCGCATCGGCGCACGGCCAGGTAGCCGTTGCACCCGAACGGATGGCCTCGAGGGCCGGCGGGCAGCATGCGGTGCGCGCGGCTGGTGCGGCGGCTCCGGCCAGCGGCTCGGCAACGCGCGGCATGGCGCAGGGCGAGCCGACCTCGTCGCTTCTCGGGCGCCTGGGTGCGGCCGGCGCGCGCTGGCTGGAGACGAAGCCGGGCAGGCAGATCGTTGCGGCGGAGGACCGGCTGCTGCTCGACCAATGCGGTTTCATCGACGTGCGGGCGAGGGGCATCTTCCTCCTCTCGCGCATTGCCGGCGCCGCGTTCGCGCCGCTCGTCGCGGATTGGGCATGGGGCGCTCAGCACTCCGGCTTGCCACGACTCGTCTGCGCGGCAGCGGCGCTCACGGCGGGATTTCTCGCGCCGAAGCTCGCGTTGCAGCGTCGCGCCGCGATGCGGCGCCGGAGCGTGGCCGACGAGATGCCGGTGCTCGTCGATCTTCTGCGGCTGTTGCAGGGTGTGGGACTGTCGCTCGATCAGAGCCTGCAGGTCATGGTTAACGATTTTCGCTCGATGCTGCCCGTGCTATCGGGCGAGCTGGAAGTCGCGCAACGTCAGTTCGCCGCTGGCCGCACGCGCGAGCAATCGATGCAGCGGCTCGCGAACACGTTCGGCAACGAGGATTTGCGAGCTGTCGTGCGGCTGATGATTCAGGTCGACCGCCATGGCGGGGCCGTTCAGGAACCGCTGCGCCAGTTCGGCGAGCGGCTGCGCGAAACGAGGCGGGCGATGCTGCGCGAGCGCATCGGCCGGCTGACCGTGAAGATGACCGGGGTCATGATCGTCACGTTGCTACCGGCGCTCCTGATCGTGACGGCCGGGCCGGGGCTCCTCGCCGTCACGCAGATGCTGGGCGCGGCTCACCGATGA
- a CDS encoding pilus assembly protein codes for MKYRLPIRLSTWTLCVAVTLSAGACAFKESGYGVGPQAERAAAMLRAARDDRPDRPDRPDRPDRPDTPGMYLALIDKMQARGLYYASLAHIDAFQKQYGANPESALLRADALRMTGQPEASAAAYGALLATPLAARGYRGLGLLAAAAGHFDEAARHLAQAAALAPTDAATLSDLGYARLRAGDVAGSRVPLMQSAELDSKNARVLSNLALLLLAEGRDGQARALMEEERFPALVRDAIRQDAQKVAAAERARRAAQSAAPLQARPAQEGAALVSLRPPAAAGGADVPPSLLQRFAR; via the coding sequence ATGAAGTACCGTTTGCCGATTCGACTCTCGACATGGACCTTGTGTGTGGCCGTCACGCTGAGCGCGGGTGCCTGCGCCTTCAAGGAATCGGGCTACGGCGTGGGACCGCAGGCGGAGCGTGCGGCGGCGATGCTGCGCGCCGCCAGGGACGACAGGCCCGACAGACCCGACAGACCCGACAGACCCGACAGACCCGACACGCCCGGGATGTACCTCGCGCTCATCGACAAGATGCAGGCACGAGGCCTCTATTACGCGTCGCTCGCGCATATCGACGCCTTTCAGAAGCAGTACGGCGCCAATCCCGAGTCTGCACTGCTGCGTGCCGACGCACTGCGCATGACTGGACAGCCCGAGGCGAGCGCGGCCGCGTATGGCGCGCTGTTGGCGACGCCGCTTGCGGCGCGCGGCTATCGCGGGCTGGGGCTGCTCGCGGCGGCCGCGGGCCATTTCGACGAGGCGGCGCGGCACCTCGCCCAAGCGGCGGCGCTGGCGCCCACTGACGCGGCGACGCTCTCGGATCTCGGCTATGCGCGGCTGCGAGCGGGCGATGTGGCCGGCTCGCGCGTGCCGCTCATGCAGTCGGCCGAACTCGACTCGAAAAACGCTCGCGTCCTCTCGAACCTGGCGCTGCTGCTCCTCGCCGAGGGGCGCGATGGGCAGGCGCGTGCTCTGATGGAAGAGGAGCGTTTCCCGGCACTGGTGCGCGACGCGATCCGGCAAGACGCGCAGAAGGTGGCGGCGGCGGAACGCGCGCGTCGCGCGGCGCAGTCGGCCGCGCCATTGCAGGCCCGGCCGGCGCAAGAAGGTGCGGCGCTTGTGTCGCTGAGGCCGCCGGCTGCGGCGGGCGGCGCCGATGTGCCGCCATCGCTGCTGCAACGATTTGCGCGATGA
- a CDS encoding DUF3613 domain-containing protein, whose product MTIFNPTGTNMRTTIVAVSKLTVLTACAALLACGTAAARAQAPESGGRHAGQIGAATRAWLELQRGGRAAATPEPMLGEEAGLAYERYMKSFRTKIPSRFGSTLDGGNALRVDYPNVGGGPSAADGQ is encoded by the coding sequence ATGACGATCTTCAATCCGACGGGGACGAACATGAGAACGACGATCGTGGCGGTGTCGAAGCTTACTGTGCTGACGGCCTGTGCGGCATTGCTCGCATGCGGTACCGCGGCGGCACGTGCTCAAGCGCCGGAGAGCGGCGGGCGGCATGCCGGACAGATCGGCGCGGCGACGCGCGCCTGGCTCGAACTTCAGCGCGGCGGGCGTGCTGCCGCCACGCCCGAGCCGATGCTCGGCGAAGAAGCTGGTCTCGCTTATGAGCGCTATATGAAGTCGTTCAGGACGAAAATCCCGAGCCGGTTCGGCTCGACGCTCGATGGCGGCAACGCGTTGCGCGTCGATTATCCGAACGTGGGCGGCGGGCCGTCGGCGGCCGACGGGCAGTGA
- a CDS encoding TadG family pilus assembly protein: MSSVIVALFAGLVMVALGAIDIGNLFYARRSLQRVADLAALAAVQTLDDTCTQPPLTARANADANGFSATAQGQSLDLACGRWDTSENNGPSYFSSASGQAPLNAVQVTATRPVPYIFFGPARTISASATAQATNLGAFTVGTALAQLQGGLVNALLNALLGGSVNLSLASYESLANARVKLGDLAAALGVSTVDQLLAARVSAAGLAQLMLTALSNTSVADANLQTDLATLQAIVAGGMSNAISFPIGDSSDAHGLLSLGLADSQSALDATISPFDALMVAAQIAKAGQPPIDVSAGVQLPGADLSLLLQIIEPPVLAVGEAGIDPATRNWRTMAHTAQLRLYMNIGLSLPPLPLIGQVALELPISLEAVPGNAWLESISCASSKPASRSTIGATPGLANICIAKRPANLAASQPFSCSQPATLVDVPNLIEVTAALPLTATVGPADSPSLSFDGVSGNDDDYQSADSNAVGGILANALTGLATSLAQPGALSIRLFGLPSSLLDSLTGALVSLLSTLLSPVLIALDAVVEPLLQLLGVQIGVAEIHDLSLTCGVSKLVY; encoded by the coding sequence GTGTCGAGCGTCATCGTCGCGCTCTTTGCCGGACTCGTCATGGTGGCACTCGGGGCGATAGACATCGGCAACCTGTTTTACGCGCGCCGCTCGCTGCAGCGGGTTGCCGACCTCGCGGCGCTGGCGGCGGTGCAAACGCTCGACGATACCTGCACGCAGCCGCCGCTCACCGCACGGGCGAACGCCGACGCGAATGGGTTCTCGGCCACGGCGCAGGGGCAGTCGCTGGACCTCGCATGCGGCAGATGGGATACGAGCGAAAACAATGGACCGAGCTACTTCTCGAGTGCGAGCGGTCAGGCGCCGTTGAATGCCGTCCAGGTAACGGCGACGCGCCCGGTGCCGTATATCTTTTTTGGGCCGGCGCGCACGATCAGCGCGAGCGCGACTGCCCAGGCGACCAATCTCGGTGCGTTCACCGTGGGGACGGCGCTCGCGCAATTGCAGGGCGGCCTCGTCAATGCGTTGCTCAATGCTTTGCTGGGGGGCAGCGTGAATCTGTCGCTGGCATCGTACGAATCGCTCGCCAACGCCCGTGTGAAGCTCGGCGATCTCGCGGCGGCGCTCGGCGTGAGCACGGTGGATCAGCTGCTGGCGGCCCGGGTCAGCGCGGCCGGGCTCGCGCAGCTGATGCTGACGGCGTTGTCGAATACATCGGTCGCCGATGCGAATCTGCAAACCGATCTTGCCACGCTGCAGGCCATCGTCGCGGGCGGCATGTCGAACGCCATATCGTTTCCGATTGGAGACAGCAGCGATGCGCATGGGCTGTTGAGCCTCGGGCTCGCCGATTCGCAAAGCGCGCTCGACGCCACGATCAGCCCCTTCGACGCGTTGATGGTTGCCGCGCAGATTGCCAAGGCCGGGCAGCCGCCGATCGACGTTTCGGCGGGCGTGCAGTTGCCCGGCGCCGATCTGTCGCTGCTGCTGCAGATCATCGAGCCGCCGGTGCTTGCCGTCGGCGAGGCCGGTATCGACCCGGCGACACGGAATTGGAGAACGATGGCGCACACGGCGCAACTGCGGCTTTATATGAACATCGGCCTGAGCCTGCCGCCGCTGCCGCTTATTGGCCAGGTCGCGCTCGAGTTGCCGATATCGCTCGAGGCCGTACCCGGGAATGCATGGCTCGAATCGATCTCCTGTGCGAGCTCGAAGCCGGCAAGCCGCTCGACGATCGGTGCGACGCCCGGCCTCGCCAACATTTGCATTGCGAAGCGGCCCGCAAACCTTGCGGCATCGCAGCCATTCAGCTGTTCGCAGCCCGCGACGCTCGTCGACGTGCCGAATCTGATCGAGGTGACGGCCGCACTGCCGCTCACGGCCACGGTGGGGCCCGCGGATTCTCCGTCGCTTTCGTTCGACGGCGTGAGCGGCAACGACGACGATTATCAGAGCGCCGATTCGAACGCGGTGGGCGGCATTCTTGCCAATGCGCTCACGGGTCTCGCCACCTCGCTTGCGCAGCCCGGTGCGTTGTCGATCCGACTCTTCGGCTTGCCGTCGAGCCTCCTCGATTCGCTGACGGGTGCGCTCGTCTCGCTGCTCTCGACGCTGCTGAGCCCGGTGCTCATCGCGCTCGACGCCGTGGTCGAGCCGCTGCTGCAGCTGCTCGGCGTTCAGATCGGCGTGGCCGAGATTCACGACCTGTCGCTCACCTGCGGCGTGTCGAAGCTCGTGTATTGA
- a CDS encoding sigma 54-interacting transcriptional regulator: protein MRAANRIEELDVYVWEGNADIVERAARCLASFDVEVVRADAMTMPPVRGAARASIAIVSASVIEGSARSSHDWHMLGGMPVIWVGTVPRERDGASFPPEYSHVLPLDFTCAELRGMVAKLAAQLRAHTAEAAAPTVLVAHSECMQALLYEVETFADCDTSVLLRGETGVGKERIAQLLHEKHSRYRDGPFVPVNCGAIPDGLFESLFFGHAKGAFTGAVGAHKGYFEQADGGTLFLDEIGDLPLYQQVKLLRVLEDGAVTRIGSATPVKVDFRLVAATNKNLPQLVKDSAFRADLYYRLAVIELRIPSLEERGPVDKIAIFNAFIASVVGPERLAALPGIPYWLADAIADTEFPGNVRELRNLAERIGVTVRQIGAWDTPRLRRLLAHARHTPMTAAVPAADLIVDRSKWDMAERSRVLAALASNAWRRQDTAQHLGISRKVLWEKMRKYQIFDEEPETRDTD from the coding sequence ATGAGAGCGGCCAATCGAATCGAGGAACTGGACGTCTACGTCTGGGAGGGCAACGCCGATATCGTCGAGCGCGCCGCGCGCTGTCTGGCCAGCTTCGACGTGGAGGTCGTGCGCGCGGACGCCATGACGATGCCACCCGTTCGCGGCGCGGCGCGCGCATCGATCGCCATCGTCAGCGCAAGCGTCATCGAGGGCAGCGCGCGTTCCTCGCACGACTGGCACATGCTCGGGGGGATGCCTGTGATCTGGGTCGGCACGGTGCCGCGCGAGCGCGACGGAGCGAGCTTTCCGCCCGAGTATTCGCACGTACTGCCGCTCGATTTCACCTGTGCCGAACTGCGCGGCATGGTGGCGAAACTCGCCGCTCAGTTGCGCGCGCATACCGCCGAGGCCGCGGCACCGACCGTGCTCGTCGCTCATTCGGAATGCATGCAGGCGCTGCTGTACGAGGTCGAGACGTTCGCCGATTGCGATACGAGCGTGCTGCTGCGCGGCGAGACGGGCGTCGGCAAGGAGCGCATCGCCCAACTGCTGCACGAGAAGCATTCGCGCTACCGCGACGGGCCTTTCGTGCCCGTGAACTGCGGCGCGATTCCCGACGGCCTTTTCGAGTCGCTCTTCTTCGGCCATGCGAAAGGCGCGTTCACCGGGGCGGTGGGCGCGCACAAGGGCTACTTCGAGCAGGCCGACGGCGGCACGCTCTTTCTCGACGAGATCGGCGATCTGCCGCTCTACCAGCAGGTGAAGCTGCTGCGCGTGCTCGAGGACGGGGCGGTTACGCGCATTGGCTCGGCGACACCGGTCAAGGTGGACTTTCGCCTCGTCGCGGCCACGAACAAGAATCTGCCGCAACTGGTGAAGGACAGCGCTTTTCGTGCGGACCTCTATTACCGCCTTGCCGTGATCGAGCTGCGCATCCCGTCCCTCGAGGAGCGCGGGCCCGTGGACAAGATCGCGATCTTCAATGCGTTCATTGCCTCGGTGGTCGGGCCGGAACGGCTTGCCGCACTGCCCGGGATCCCGTATTGGTTAGCCGATGCGATTGCCGACACGGAATTCCCGGGCAACGTGCGCGAGTTGCGCAACCTGGCCGAGCGGATCGGCGTGACCGTGCGTCAGATCGGCGCATGGGATACCCCGCGGTTGAGGCGGCTGCTCGCGCACGCGCGCCACACGCCGATGACGGCGGCCGTGCCGGCTGCGGATCTCATCGTCGACAGGAGCAAGTGGGATATGGCCGAGCGCAGCCGTGTGCTTGCGGCGCTCGCGTCCAACGCCTGGCGGCGGCAGGATACCGCGCAGCATCTCGGCATCAGCCGGAAGGTATTGTGGGAAAAGATGCGTAAGTACCAAATATTCGACGAGGAGCCCGAAACACGCGATACTGACTGA
- a CDS encoding DUF2968 domain-containing protein, with translation MRHFSRMRETAFAALMVVGGLGMFGCAGAQSNASVGAPVAASTPAAAVPASEPSSKPASEPAAAPVASEPDAASAPTATEQKEAQGNVAELQRLMHGNELTELRTSYNGSYGASLLLYGNELTYYVVLFQQKNFWRVIKTSDEGRAEAIYADFAHKSAQLADVELRRAKLAAQKAYTERLIALSQARADRLQADLDVARQQQKVVANRQKQARDEAAALAAQKRAAQEQLRELRRQVQLLQRQNEQGLPRRAH, from the coding sequence ATGAGGCATTTTTCGCGTATGCGGGAAACAGCGTTTGCAGCGCTCATGGTGGTCGGGGGTTTGGGAATGTTCGGTTGCGCGGGTGCGCAATCGAACGCCAGTGTCGGTGCGCCAGTAGCGGCTTCCACGCCTGCGGCGGCTGTGCCCGCTTCAGAGCCCTCTTCAAAGCCCGCTTCGGAGCCCGCCGCGGCGCCGGTTGCGTCCGAGCCCGATGCGGCATCGGCGCCGACCGCCACCGAGCAGAAGGAAGCGCAGGGCAATGTCGCAGAACTGCAACGCTTGATGCACGGTAACGAGCTGACGGAGCTGCGCACGAGCTACAACGGCAGCTATGGCGCCAGCCTCTTGCTTTATGGCAATGAGCTCACCTACTACGTGGTGCTTTTCCAACAAAAGAACTTCTGGCGCGTGATCAAGACCTCGGACGAGGGCCGCGCCGAAGCGATTTATGCGGATTTCGCGCACAAGAGCGCCCAGCTGGCCGATGTCGAGTTGCGCCGCGCCAAGCTCGCCGCGCAAAAAGCCTATACCGAACGGTTGATTGCCCTCTCGCAGGCACGCGCCGATCGGCTCCAGGCCGACCTCGACGTCGCGCGACAGCAACAGAAGGTCGTCGCGAACCGCCAGAAGCAGGCGCGTGACGAGGCCGCCGCGCTCGCGGCGCAAAAGCGTGCGGCGCAGGAGCAACTGCGCGAGCTGCGTCGCCAGGTTCAGCTTCTCCAGCGGCAGAACGAGCAGGGTTTGCCGCGTCGCGCACATTGA
- a CDS encoding GntR family transcriptional regulator: protein MDSTADTIAAALRDLIVNGELADGARLVERDLAERFSVSRIPLREALRKLEAWGLADIQRNRGAVVRTLGRGDIEEIYDLRVLIEGDAIYRAVKRMDEETLVRATVVHRLLGTAKTRDKQGELNREFHELIYAPCGNARQLRTIRELRAQVERYERLQTSLLAATPAFQREHADILNACREGNARAARAATVAHLNSARNAVIELLT from the coding sequence ATGGATTCGACAGCCGACACGATCGCCGCCGCGCTGCGCGATCTGATCGTCAACGGCGAACTGGCCGACGGCGCGCGTCTCGTCGAACGCGATCTGGCGGAGCGCTTTTCCGTCAGCCGGATACCGCTTCGAGAGGCATTGAGAAAGCTCGAGGCGTGGGGCCTGGCCGACATCCAGCGCAATCGCGGTGCCGTGGTGCGCACGCTGGGCCGTGGGGATATCGAAGAGATCTATGACCTGCGCGTGCTGATCGAAGGCGATGCGATCTATCGCGCCGTCAAGCGGATGGACGAGGAAACGCTCGTGCGGGCAACGGTCGTGCATCGGCTGCTCGGCACAGCGAAGACGCGCGACAAGCAAGGCGAACTGAACCGCGAGTTTCACGAACTCATCTACGCGCCCTGCGGCAACGCGCGCCAGTTGCGCACGATCCGCGAACTGCGCGCTCAAGTGGAGCGCTACGAACGCCTGCAGACCTCACTGCTGGCCGCCACGCCGGCGTTCCAGCGCGAGCACGCCGACATTCTGAACGCATGCCGCGAGGGCAACGCGAGGGCGGCACGTGCCGCCACCGTTGCCCATCTGAATTCGGCGCGCAACGCCGTCATCGAGTTGCTGACGTAG
- the hfq gene encoding RNA chaperone Hfq produces the protein MPNPAESHPQNDFMNAARKERKRVEIYLVNGIRLTGCIESFDQYLVMLRTPVGLQGIYKRAISTIQLDTGTRPGPRGPRPGGHGDRHGPREGGGPGREPREPREPRDAYGSHGPSSSSERSNDAPVVVTRRRRPFSTVPHNDTGSHSSGGYNNNNNNDE, from the coding sequence ATGCCGAATCCCGCAGAATCCCATCCGCAGAACGACTTCATGAACGCCGCGCGCAAAGAGCGCAAGCGCGTTGAAATCTATCTCGTCAACGGCATTCGTCTGACGGGCTGCATCGAGTCGTTCGACCAGTATCTGGTGATGTTGCGCACGCCCGTCGGGCTGCAAGGCATTTACAAACGCGCCATTTCCACGATCCAGCTCGATACGGGTACGCGTCCCGGCCCGCGCGGCCCCCGCCCGGGCGGCCACGGCGACCGGCATGGCCCGCGCGAAGGCGGAGGCCCGGGGCGCGAACCCCGGGAGCCCCGCGAACCGCGCGATGCCTATGGCTCGCACGGGCCGTCGTCCTCGAGCGAGCGCTCGAACGATGCCCCCGTGGTGGTGACGCGCCGCCGCCGGCCGTTCAGCACCGTGCCTCACAACGATACGGGCTCCCACTCGTCGGGCGGCTACAACAACAACAACAACAACGACGAATAA
- a CDS encoding AMP-binding protein: protein MNESIAAQRPPGVAAEAPPAPPRAAPDTDGIWYASYPPDVPREIDVGRYASVAHFFDECTTRFRERTAFVSVGSSMTYGTAAAKAKAFAAYLQSIGIERGDRVAIMLPNTFQYPIALFGALKAGAVVVNVNPLYTPRELAHQLQDSGAKAIVVFENFAATLAAALPGTAVEHIVVTALGDLLADGLNLKGRLLNFVLKHVKKMVPPYRLAHAIDMRRALALGAAAPFAPTVLTHDDLAFLQYTGGTTGVAKGAMLTHGNIVANLLQATAWAESQLSDEIETVLTPLPLYHILSLTLNGLIFLGLGGRNILIANPRDVKRVMQILRKETFTGILAINTLYKSFLENETFCRRDFSKLKLAMAGGMGTQRAVAERFKAVTGKPIVEGYGLTECSPIVAMNPVDLAHLREFDGSVGLPAPSTRVRFRKDDGTWANVGEPGELCVKGPQVMKGYWGRPEETAKVIDADGWLATGDIGVMDAQGFIKLIDRKKDMILVSGFNVYPSEIEDVIAMHPGVREVAAIGVPDETQGERVKVFIVPREPGLTEEEVIRHCRRNLTGYKVPKLIEFREALPQTNVGKILRRALREDELSRK, encoded by the coding sequence ATGAATGAATCCATCGCCGCACAACGCCCGCCAGGCGTGGCGGCCGAGGCACCACCGGCACCGCCGCGGGCCGCCCCCGACACCGACGGCATCTGGTACGCGTCGTATCCGCCCGACGTGCCGCGCGAGATCGATGTCGGCCGCTATGCGTCCGTCGCGCATTTCTTCGACGAATGCACCACGCGCTTTCGCGAACGCACCGCCTTCGTCAGTGTGGGCTCGTCGATGACATATGGCACCGCAGCCGCAAAAGCGAAGGCATTCGCAGCCTACTTGCAAAGCATCGGCATCGAGCGGGGCGACCGCGTCGCGATCATGCTGCCCAACACGTTTCAATACCCGATCGCCCTCTTCGGGGCGCTGAAGGCGGGGGCCGTGGTGGTCAACGTCAACCCGCTCTACACGCCGCGCGAGCTCGCGCATCAGCTGCAGGACAGCGGTGCCAAGGCCATCGTCGTATTCGAGAACTTCGCGGCCACGCTCGCCGCCGCACTGCCCGGAACGGCCGTCGAGCACATTGTCGTGACTGCGCTGGGCGACCTCCTTGCCGACGGCCTCAACCTCAAAGGACGCTTGCTCAATTTCGTGCTCAAGCACGTGAAAAAAATGGTGCCGCCCTACCGCCTGGCGCACGCGATCGACATGCGCCGCGCGCTTGCGCTCGGCGCAGCGGCGCCTTTCGCGCCGACGGTGCTCACGCACGACGACCTCGCCTTCCTTCAATACACGGGCGGGACGACGGGTGTCGCCAAGGGTGCGATGCTGACCCACGGCAACATCGTCGCGAACCTGCTGCAGGCGACGGCGTGGGCGGAAAGCCAGCTCAGCGACGAGATCGAAACGGTGCTCACGCCATTGCCGCTTTACCACATCCTCTCGCTGACTTTGAACGGTCTGATTTTTCTCGGTCTCGGCGGGCGCAACATTCTGATCGCCAACCCGCGTGACGTGAAGCGCGTCATGCAGATTCTGCGCAAGGAGACGTTCACCGGCATTCTCGCCATCAATACCCTCTACAAGTCCTTTCTCGAGAACGAGACGTTCTGCCGGCGCGACTTCTCGAAGCTGAAGCTCGCGATGGCCGGCGGCATGGGCACGCAGCGCGCGGTCGCCGAACGCTTCAAGGCCGTGACGGGCAAACCGATCGTCGAAGGCTACGGGCTGACCGAATGCTCGCCGATCGTCGCGATGAATCCTGTCGACCTCGCGCATCTGCGCGAATTCGACGGATCGGTCGGCCTGCCCGCACCTTCGACACGGGTGCGTTTTCGCAAGGACGACGGAACGTGGGCGAATGTCGGCGAGCCGGGCGAGCTTTGCGTGAAGGGGCCGCAGGTCATGAAAGGATACTGGGGGCGCCCCGAGGAAACGGCAAAGGTGATCGACGCCGACGGCTGGCTTGCGACCGGCGATATCGGCGTGATGGACGCGCAAGGGTTCATCAAGCTCATCGACCGCAAGAAGGACATGATTCTCGTGTCGGGATTCAACGTCTATCCGAGCGAAATCGAGGACGTCATTGCGATGCACCCGGGCGTGCGGGAAGTTGCGGCCATCGGCGTGCCCGACGAAACCCAGGGCGAGCGCGTCAAGGTATTCATCGTGCCGCGCGAGCCTGGCCTCACCGAGGAGGAGGTGATTCGACACTGCCGGCGCAATCTGACCGGCTACAAGGTGCCGAAGCTGATCGAGTTCCGCGAAGCCTTGCCGCAGACGAACGTCGGCAAAATCTTACGGCGTGCACTGCGTGAGGACGAACTCTCGCGGAAATAA